DNA sequence from the Glycine soja cultivar W05 chromosome 18, ASM419377v2, whole genome shotgun sequence genome:
AGAGTGTTTGTTATCTTGGAATATATCACGCAACCTATTCCAGGCCTTCATTGTCGTGGTGTCGCGTTCAAGAATAGTATCTAAAAGATCATGAGAAATGATGGCATAAATCCATTGTAGAACGGTGGTGTCTAGTGTCAACCAGAGTTCTGTCTCTTTCTCCGTTGGTAGCGCCTTCTGCTTGCCATCCTACAGAGGAATTATATGATCAATTACCCTATGGGATCGTgcgtgaattttgaaaattttagccCATGTCGCATATTAGACATTTTCCATCTCAAGAATGATTGGGACATGATTCTTGATGTTGAATACAACAAAAGCAGGGTGAAAGGTAGATTTTGAGTCAGGCATAGTGATGGAGAAGAaggggagaagaaaaagaagaagaaaggggttgaACGGTGCTAGGGTCTGTGTGCGGAAGGCTGAGGAAGATTCAAAAATCTTTCACTAAGCAATTTGATACCATGAAAGAAATTATTTCCTTGAATAATTCATTAAGCATCATTCACTTATATACAAGATTACGAGCTAAAGATATATAAGCTAAAGATATGACTAAAGATAAATCTAATAAAATGGCTAAAGATAAATCTAATAGATATAATaactataaaactaaaaataaacctaataattaaatatatgaaaataaatctaatagatataacaattatataaaatcagaatatattattatatcttCTGACAGAAAgtttaacttatatatatattatctagaTAATGAAGCTTCTCgttatagattaaaagaaaatcacCTCACTTggtctttttaaataaataaatacaaaattttcctATGGTCTTAGTTCTCAAACAGAAACCTTACATTAGTCGCATAAAAAAATCcgtaaataacattttaattctgataatccgttataataattataaaataattttaacataatctAGATGGTTAATATGTTATCAAGATAGCCAAGTTCTAGTGATAGATTATagactacaaaaaaaaaaaccaaaccgCACATCgtccttttaaataaataaaaaaatgctaagTTTCCCCGCGGTCAAACAATAACCtcgcataaaaaatattatgttcaaTTGTTCATATCTTCTTTTCATGATGATAACTTATACCACTTTTATATAATCTTATCCAAAGAAGATTCATTCAATGCGGGTCCTCCCTAAACAAccccatattcaaaatatcaaAATCTTTATATTAAAGCTGAACAAAAGGGGCCCTCCTTATTTATCCCcttagtttttgttttcatttctttctaatAAAGGGGCAAActagtctcgtaatatattagaggttaattaaatttatattcctcaaattaattaaatgaggttttaaattttttatctctaaactatttttttttaaaaaaattatctttaaagaaTTTATTGTATTAAAGATAATCTTTGTTATTGATATTCTATgttaaataatatcataaaataagacacattaaatatcatatgtatttatgtaaataattaaaatattatattattaaaatataaaaaaaaattattattaaacgtTTCAAACACGCATatgtaaaaacatatttataataatattttttaaatgatcatcATAGTCGAGAGACTatctataataacaaaaaaaaaaaataggaaacaaattttgaaaaaaaaattaagaatcaaaaattcaaaatcctcATTGCaggattaaaaatttaattagtcctatattaaaatatgtaatatgCTATCTCGAACATGGTAACCCACTTGTATCAATACCATTAGCAAAACCAAGAGTAGTTAGAACCGAAAGGGTAATAGTGTCACTGTGAGTGTCATATACAAATCATATCATATGATATATATTGGTATAATATCAACACCATAGGCTTTGTGGGATTATTCTTAGTTGCACGCAGAAAAATTTTCTGGGAAAATATcttggtatgggaaagggatCTTTTCAGGACTCTGTTAAAGCTCTGGAAGCTGACATTCAGTATGCTAATACCCTGTATGTCTCTCTTTCTGTCTCTGTTTTTGGCCAGTTGTTTCACTTCTTTGAATGAGAAATTCTGTTTTTGGCTAGTTGTTTCACTTCTTTGAATGAGAAATTCAGTTTCAAAAGCTTGTAATGTAAATTCCTTCCTATTTCCagattaaaaattgaatattttttctatgTTGTTGAAGTTTCAAACATGATGCATCActggaatttttattttttttctagaattgagtcttttttcttcctcttatgCATCAATTTGTGTAATCTATGTCAATGTTGTTTTCATGTTGTGTGGTCAACTTTTGTTATTTGGAGCTGAATGCTACTGTGTTTTTCTTGAAGTGGTAGAGTTGGACTTTGAAGCTGAGAATTTGTTTAAAGAAGATGTTGATGAACTGCACCTGTGAATTTGCATGACACTCAGTTGGAAAATTGAATTAGATAACACTTTTCAATATCCAAAAACGTCATTGATATGTTTATGATGGAGTCTTTCATACTAATTCTTTAAGCAGAGTTTAGCACTTTTCTCATGTGAATGAGATTGTATGCTTTCTTTTCCCCTCTTTGTTAGGGCATTAGGCTATCCAAGGGACAAAGATGGAGGATGCTTTCAGATGAGGATATCATACAGTCCAGCAGCCCCTCTTTTTCTGTTTCTTGTTCAATGGACCGATTACCGCCTCGCCGGTGCTCTGGGTTTGCTGAGAATTCTAATTTATGTGGTATGTATGTCCTAAATTTTGAAGTTACAGGGttttagagagaaaagagagaagagaaaaagaccAAGGCACTAAcccttatttatataaattaatagatTCCTGATTActtaaataaggaaacaaatcaTGGTGATTAGTAAGAAATATGTAAAACTAATCCTAGGGGATATTCTAGGATAAGAAACTAATCCTAAAGGATCATCCACGATACTCTAATCCTTAGAGAAGTAATTTAAGATTCtacaataaattaaagatattttcctGATGTTCTAAGTTCTAACACTAAACATGCCATGTATATTCAAAGCTTTAGTAGAGCATAATACATTTTTgtgtcaaaattttattttcttcttttgtttccttCCTAATTTCCCTTttcttaaaattgtcataatctGTTTGTAGATTTAATTTCATAACATTTCCTTCAACATTTATGCAGACTTATGGAAATGGGAAGAATACTATGTCAATATATGAAAGGAAAGCAAGCATTAGACAATTTTACTGTAAGTTATATGCTGTAAGATGAATGTATAGCTAATTACTTATATAGCTTTATGCTATTTCCTCTCTTAGGGAGCAACTGGCTCCATGTTTATGTTCTTGATGATTAACATAACAGTAacatatttttctgtttttctcttATGCTGATAAACAGCGATTATATTTCCTGCTCTGTTGCAACTTGAGAAAGGCATCACAGATTTGGAGGAAAGGAAACAGAAAGAAGTATATGCTCTTAGATACCAAAGGAAAAGTGAGTTCAATGAGAGAAGACAATCTGAAATTGACATTGAAAGAGAAGAGGAATGTGGAGTGTGCTTGGAGGTGAAAGCAAAAGTTGTGCTTCCTAATTGCTGCCACTACATGTGTTTGAAGTGCTACAGAGATTGGTAAACTTCCTTGATTGTGATTCTATTACTTCATTTCATCATCAAAAACTCTTTAGATTCTTTccagttatatttttatattatgctGATCATATTTTTGACATAAAACCAAGTATTTATCTCACATGTTTTTAGTAGTCTGTCATTCAACATATGAATGAAACATGTCAATGTCACATTAAAAAGAGAGGATGTCTGTCTCCCCTGTGATGTGAATCATGGGATGCAGATATTTCTATGATCTAAATTTATGATCAACCTTTTTTTAAATCAGGTCCTCTCCTTTGCAGGGCTAGTTTTGTAATCACTTAAATTAGATGATATCAATGACTAAGCTTATGCCACATATAGAATCTTTTATATCAGTgagaaaattttgtatttgtcaaAATATGGTAGGATTAGTCCCTTTTTAAGTGAGGATCCTGAATTCCTGATCCAACTTttttgaagataaaataattgttgACAAAAAAGTTGAGAATGGTTCTCATAAATTCATAGATTGTTATCAGATTGCTTTTACTTTATCAAAATCTAAACCCTTGATTTCATCAATGGTCATCCTCTTTTTGCACCTAACTTTCTGAAGTTGAAGGTGCATCCACCTCAACACCCAACATTCCTTTACTCCTTGTACTAGTTGATTGTTATATTTGACCATGACATTAGAAAATCAGAAAGTGATCACTAGTTTGTTGTTCTCTAGATGTGACAATGGTGCTTGTTGATTCAGGTGTCAGAGGTCTCAGTCTTGCCCCTTTTGCCGGGATAGCCTGAAGAGAACCAACTCTGGGGACCTTTGGATTTACACTGACACCAGTGACATTGTTGATGTTGGGACAATTTTCAAAGAGAATTGTAAGATGCTGTTTCTGTACATAGAGAAGCTGCCTCTAATTGTTCCAGATCCCAGATATGTGTTCTATGATCCACTTCTGAGATGAAGGAATTGCCTACAGATTTTTGGAAAATAGTGTGTATGTTTCACTTTACTTGTACATGCATTTTAGACCATAATTTAATTGTGTATATATTTAACTGGCTTTTTTCCAATCGGCTTCAAGTTGGTGATTTATTTCTAACCCAAAGTTCCAATATTCTGCTGTCCCCTATCTATCTACCATACAGTGATTTGCTTATtcacttataataataataataaggcaAACTAACCACGTTCTCAAGGAattgattaaaaactaaaaaaaattattacgatgcacaaaattatgttatttatgacttattctatattcttttatgatttatataagaaatattttatattttaattcttacattTTCTATAGACATTGGTTAATAAAACGCTAATCATGTTTAGTTTTATCCTTTAAAGTATGccaaattttgatttaatcgtAAATTGTGCTTAACGCGGTTATGCCCCAATTAATCAATGATATCCATTATCCATTCAGTGTACAAAATGGCTATTGATTGATAAGGATGTGAAAGTGACATAATCATGCCAATCCAATTCCAATGTGAAGGCTCCACCCACTTCACAAGATTCCTTTTTTCATGATATTTTAATGCTTATTAAAGTATAACCCTACCTCGAATGAACCTGTCCCTCTCTGAATCCTACTTTGATTTCAATGCccattttgttttcttgtgtCTCCTTATGAAAAGTCTCATCCAAAACGAGTGAACCAAATAAATGTGGTGCcactaattatttttcaattatagaaaaaataagaatattagaGTGTATTTggttttgcatttttattttttaaaaattgttttcatttttaaaatattaaaattctgaaaaaatgtttgatttaacttcttattttctgctttcaagaaataaaaacattgaa
Encoded proteins:
- the LOC114396302 gene encoding uncharacterized protein LOC114396302, with product MPDSKSTFHPAFVVFNIKNHVPIILEMENDGKQKALPTEKETELWLTLDTTVLQWIYAIISHDLLDTILERDTTTMKAWNRLRDIFQDNKHSRAVTLEYDFTHTAMKAFSSVSAYCQHLKSLLNQLKNADFSVDNSRLVLQLVSGLTESYKRVATLIRQSDPLPQFY
- the LOC114397613 gene encoding E3 ubiquitin-protein ligase AIRP2-like isoform X1, with product MGKGSFQDSVKALEADIQYANTLALGYPRDKDGGCFQMRISYSPAAPLFLFLVQWTDYRLAGALGLLRILIYVTYGNGKNTMSIYERKASIRQFYSIIFPALLQLEKGITDLEERKQKEVYALRYQRKSEFNERRQSEIDIEREEECGVCLEVKAKVVLPNCCHYMCLKCYRDWCQRSQSCPFCRDSLKRTNSGDLWIYTDTSDIVDVGTIFKENCKMLFLYIEKLPLIVPDPRYVFYDPLLR
- the LOC114397613 gene encoding E3 ubiquitin-protein ligase AIRP2-like isoform X3, which encodes MALGYPRDKDGGCFQMRISYSPAAPLFLFLVQWTDYRLAGALGLLRILIYVTYGNGKNTMSIYERKASIRQFYSIIFPALLQLEKGITDLEERKQKEVYALRYQRKSEFNERRQSEIDIEREEECGVCLEVKAKVVLPNCCHYMCLKCYRDWCQRSQSCPFCRDSLKRTNSGDLWIYTDTSDIVDVGTIFKENCKMLFLYIEKLPLIVPDPRYVFYDPLLR
- the LOC114397613 gene encoding E3 ubiquitin-protein ligase AIRP2-like isoform X2 codes for the protein MLSFPLFVRALGYPRDKDGGCFQMRISYSPAAPLFLFLVQWTDYRLAGALGLLRILIYVTYGNGKNTMSIYERKASIRQFYSIIFPALLQLEKGITDLEERKQKEVYALRYQRKSEFNERRQSEIDIEREEECGVCLEVKAKVVLPNCCHYMCLKCYRDWCQRSQSCPFCRDSLKRTNSGDLWIYTDTSDIVDVGTIFKENCKMLFLYIEKLPLIVPDPRYVFYDPLLR